ACTGTCTTTAAGACCAATGACGATCAATAGCCTTACTCTTTCTCCCTTTTTATTCACTATAAAAATAATGAGATTGTAAACATAGGATGACCAATGATTACAAGGCTTTTCATGGGCATGAAAAATATTCTACCAAAAAATGGTTGAAGTTGAATCCTAAGATATTAAAAAGGCTAGCTTGTAATCAATACTAAATCACTCCACCTTCCCGGCCATCAAATAAAGTACGGCCATACGAATGGCAACCCCATTTTCTACTTGTTGTAGGATAATACTTTGTTTGGAATCCGCCACATCAGAAGCAATTTCCACCCCTCGATTAATCGGGCCGGGATGCATAATCACAATGTCTTTTTTGATGCTGTCCAGCAACTTTTTATTGATGCCGTAGTACATGGCATATTCGCGTAATGAAGGAAAATATTTGATGTCCTGGCGCTCCATCTGTATGCGCAGAATATTGGCCACATCGCACCATTGCAGCGATTCTTTTACACTGTAGGAAACTTCTACATCAAGGGTGTGGATGAATTTTGGAATCAAAGTTGGGGGGCCGCATACGCGTACTTTAGCTCCTAATTTTTGTAGGCAAAAAATATTGGACAGTGCTACTCGCGAATGTTTGATATCGCCAAAAATGCAGACTTTCAATCCCTTAAAACTCTTTAGTTTTAATTTTTCGCGAATGGAAAAATTATCGAGCAGTGCCTGGGTAGGGTGCTCATGTGTGCCATCGCCCGCATTGATGATTTTGGCATCGATATGGCGCGACAAAAACTGATGGGCGCCCGGAGCAGGATGCCGCATCACCACCATATCCACTTTCATGGCCAGGATATTATTCACTGTATCAATCAGTGTTTCTCCTTTTTTCACTGAGGATGATCCAGCGGAAAAATTCACCACATCTGCCGAAAGCCTTTTTTCTGCCAATTCGAAGGATATTCTGGTTCTTGTGGAATTTTCAAAAAACAGGTTGGCAATGGTCGTATCGCGAAGGGAGGGTACTTTTTTGATTGGCCTGCTGAGTACTTCCTTGAAATTATCAGCCGTTTTAAAAATGAGCTCGATGTCTTCTTTTTGAAGGTCTTTAATTCCGAGAAGATGATCTGTACTCAAAGCTCCCATTAATCTTTTTTATCTGTTCTTAAAATCCAAACCTTATCCTCCTTAGCTTCCGCTTCCCCTTTCCACTCCACTTTCACTCTTTCAGACTCAATCGAGTCAATTTTTTTGCCTATATAATTGGCCTGAATAGGCACATCCCTGCTCAGCCTGCGATCAATCAATGTCAGTAATTCTATATGATCGGGTCTTCCAAAATCAAGCAGGGCATCCATTGCTGAGCGTATGGTTCTTCCGGTAAAAAGCACATCATCAATCAATACTACTTTTTTCCCTTCAATTGAAAAATCAATAGTCGTTTGACTTGCAACGGCCAGATTGTCCCGTCTTCTGAAATCATCGCGATAAAAGGTGTTATCGAGCTTTCCGTAAAGCCCTTTGTTTTTGGGCTGAATATCCTGTAGGCGTTCTACAATGCGGTCGGAGAGAAAAACACCGCGGGGTTGTACGCCTATTAATGCGGTATTGCTGAAATCACCGTGAACTTCTATCAATTGATGACAGAGCCTTTCAATGGTAAGCGCAAATTGATCTTTGTCGAGAATTACCCTGGGTCGCATTCAGCAGAGAATTTGAGCAAAGATAGGCAAAGTATGTTTTCCGACATAGCTGTATATTTTTAGCCGGATAAAATTTCTCTGTAAAAAATATTCTAATTTTAGAGCATGATATATTTTACGATGGCATTTATTGACACTGTTGCTTTAAAAGACCAGTTTGTCAGTGTTTTTTCTTCCTATAAAGACCGCATCTTTGAATTGCTTCCTGAGCTGAGCATTGCACTAGTTGTGTTTTTACTCTTTTATTTCACGGGCAGGCTTGTTTTCACCCTTTTACAAAAACGCATAGCACAAAAATGGAAAGACAGTATAGTGGCCGGATTAATAGCTGCTATTATCAAGTGGGTTATTTATCTCTTTGGGTTATTTACTGCTTTAAATATTTTGGGCTTTAGCAAAATTGCCGGGGGAATGTTGGCCGGTGCCGGAGTTTCAGCTTTCATTATAGGCTTTGCTTTTAAGGATATTGCCGAGAATTTTCTTTCCGGACTTTTGCTGGCATTCAGCCGGCCTTTCAACATTCGGGATATTATTGAAGTAGGAGGGTTTAAAGGAAGAGTAACAGCACTCAACCTGAGAACAACCCATATCAGGACACAGGATGGCAGGGATATTTATATTCCCAATGCCACAATCGTAAAAACCGAACTGACCAATTTTACCAAAGACGGGCTGTTGCGCTATGATTTTCCCCTGGGATTGGATACTGAGTGTGATACAGAGCGCGCCCGCAAACTGATTCTTCAGGAATTGAAAAAATATGAGCAATATGGTGTGCTTAAAAATCCCAAGCCTGCCGTTAACATCGAGCAAGTTGGGGTAAGCACCATTGACATCAGGGTGTTTTTCTGGGTAGATGCTTTTAAAAGCAAAAATTTTGAAGAGGCCCTGGAAGGTGAATTTATCAAAAGCCGGATAGTTAGGGGAGTTGTCAACATGCTGCTGAGCAATGGCTACACAATGCCTTCATATGTATTGGAGCACAAGCTGTATGATGAACAAAAGCCTTTAAAAGTAGATGTAGAAGGGAAGAAATAGGTTTAAAAGGGCTTTATGATCACAACCTAAAATTTATCCCCGCCCTGAAATTGACACTTTTTGATCTTTTTGGGATAAATACGCTCACAAAATTATCCGATACAAAGAAGGCCTGCATTTTCCAGTAAGATATGACCGTGCTTAAACCAAAATTGGCATAGGTTTTATTTTTGATTGAATAGGAGGCACCTATACTGAAATACGCATTGACCTGCTCCTGATAGTGCAATGCCATAGCCGGTTGAAAACCATCAAAAATTTCACCGTAAAACAAAGCGCTTACCTGCGATGTAGTCCTAAAACTATAGGCTGTACTCACGTAAAGGCGCGGAACAAGATGGCTTGTGTAGGGATCCTGGTTTTCTTTCAATCCGAAATTTGCTTCAAGTGAATCCTGCAGCTCATCGAAAGAAAAAGACTCTTCTTCAAAAAGTGATTCCAGTTCAATGCCCTGGAAAGTAAAACTGCCCCTGCTGCTGTAATTGGTCACATCGTCTTTCCAGCGGATAAATCCCAAATTGACAATACTTGCTGCCATGCTCCATTTTTCATTGAACTGATAAGTACCGCCCAAATCCATTGCAAATCCAGAATTGCTGAAACTAAAAGCCGCCTGCAAAGGATCCTTTAAAAAATTATTCACCCCAGCGCTATTGAGCAGAAAATCTGTCTCCACTGTAATGGCATAATGTGCTTCATCGGTATATAAAGTTATGGACTCATCGGAGCTCGCTAAATCCGCAATCCCTGTTAAGTACTTAAAGCGGGCACCCATTTGCCAGGATTCTTTTTTATAGCCCACTCCAAAACTCAATTCTCGATAATATGTCATATTGAGCTCAGGAGCCAAATCCATTGTTTGACCAATTTTATTGGCATTTCCATACCAGGCCAATTCTACCAAATCCCTGGAATAGCCCAACTTGATATTCATTTTTTCACTGGAGGAAATTGATAAATACCAGTCTTTCATTTTAAAATGAATGCGAAAAAGATCAATATTCAGCTGTGTTTGCAAATAATTTCTGCGGCTTAATTTGCCAATTATGTTCTCCACATCCAGATAGCTCTGTCCATCTTGGTCCTGGCGAATTAAATCGCGATAAGCAAATGCATTGTTTCCATAATTAAAAGCCAGCGAGGGAATGCCAATAATGGCTTTGTTTTCAAAAAGAAAAGCAGGGTTTGTAGTTGAGGATTGTATGATATCAGTCATAAAATGCAGGGTAAGCTCTTGTTGGGCGACTGCATAACGAACAGGACACAACAAGCACAACAAGGCAAATATGTAAGAACACTTTCTCATTAGGTGTCTTAAAATTCAAACTCTACTTTTTGGCAGAAAATTTTATGTATTATTCTGAAACACTTGTAAATATTGATGGTTTAAAGGGAAATTATTTTGTCCAACTTTTTAAATGCCACCTCTTAACCTGAGTTCGATAATTATTTAAGAGCTCAGAAATTCACTAAAATGCAATAGGCAAGGCGCATTTGAGAAGGTCTATCGGGATAAACCGAGCAAATGCAACGCAGCAAATTGCGTTTTATGGATTTCAAATGCCAGAAAACAGCAATCTTCTTCCTGGAAATATCTCAAAATAGCCCGCTATTCCATCAATATTTCCAGTCGAATCTCACTATTTTCTGGCATTCTGAGCAATAAATAATTTCCGAACTCAGGTTCTTAGTTATGGTTTTAATCATTTTTATTTTGATATTTAGGTTTGTTTAGGATTTGTTTTCTATCAATTAGGATTTCCGGTTTACCCGGCTTAGGGGCTAAGTCCGCTTATTACACCAAGTTTGACCGAAAGCGACTGCGTTGAAAGAAAGCGTACCGATTCTGCACCTCCTCCTGTACTTGCAAGCCTTACATTTACGGTCATTTTGCTGCTGTTAAAAAAATGATCCAGTTTTTCTGCGCCAAAGGAAATAATGGTTTCCTCTTGTACCGGAATTCTGATATCGCTACCGGGCTCTGCTATACCCGATGCCAGTATAATTTTGGGTGTGCTGAGCAAAGAATCCACAATTTGATCTTGATCATCGGTAAAATATACCTGAATCTGCAAATCTACCGGAAAGGTATTTTCTGTAAAAAGCTTAAAATCAGCATAGTCAATTTCTTCAATATTGTCCAATTCCATTGCAAATGTATCGGCCAGCACAAGATTGTCAATTCTGCCCTGTAAGGGGATTTCCAGATCTACATCAATTGTAAATTGACTTTCATCGGTAAGAAAGCCAAGCACCGTAAAAGGATTGGTATTGGCAGTTACGTTAAACCCAAAGTTCAGCCTGTTGGGCGCAATGGCCAGTACATTTTGCAGATTGGAATTGTCAGAATTGAGCACGATATCGGTGTTTTCAGCAGAACCTATACTATTGCCATCGGGAAAACCCAGGTCATAACCCGTATTGAAAGCCGATCCACTTATGGGCAATGCCACCTGGCGATTGCTGGCATTGAAATCTGTAAGGTGAAGTTCAAGTGGCATTCCAAAGCTGTTTTGCACCAGCATGTTCATCATCGGGTTTTCTATAAAAACAGTGCCCGATATCCAGTTTTTAAAAATATCGAGCACAATGGTGTCCATTCCTTTTTCAAAATTTTTCAGGCCAAAAAACCCTTCCATAAAGTTGTAGCGGATGTTTTCAAAACTTCCTTCAAATTCATCCAACAAAATGCGCTGCCCGTTTGACATCAACTCTGCCTGGTATTTTACTTCAATGGTATTGCTCGAATTGCCGGCACTGCCTGTTAAATCCAGCAAATAGCCCGAGAGATCACTTTGCCCGGAATATTCTATTGGGCTTCCGGTATAGGGCAGGTCTTTGACAATGCGCAAAGGCGCTCCATTTTTTGTGGCTTTGGGAATGGTAATGGTAACCCGGATATCCTCCTGTCGATTGGAAAGCATGCGGTAATTAAAAGTTCCGGATTTCACGATTATAAAATGTATCAAATCTCCGCCCGGAAAAGCAAAATTCACATTACTGCTGCTATCAATGGTTGTGAAAGATTGATCGGGAACAGGTATCAGATTTTCTCCGCTAATGGAAACCACCTTCCCGGTATAAACCACTGTAATGAGCTGTGTGCTATCGGTTTTTATAAAACCGCCCGTTTCAAATTTTTTGATGATATCCTGCACAAAAAAGGAGGAATTGATCAATGGAACGGCTATTTCAGGGCTCCAGTTGCGTGTACTTAAATTGTCCAGATCTTTGCGAATGCAGGAGCTCGACAGCATTAACAGAAATGCGAAAAATATACATCTTGATTTCAAAACACGCATAATTGAAATCGAAATATAGCTAAAATGAACAAACCTTCTCAATTTCTGTATACTTAAACAGGGAAATCGAAATAATCGATTGT
This DNA window, taken from Chitinophagales bacterium, encodes the following:
- a CDS encoding DUF5723 family protein, producing the protein MTDIIQSSTTNPAFLFENKAIIGIPSLAFNYGNNAFAYRDLIRQDQDGQSYLDVENIIGKLSRRNYLQTQLNIDLFRIHFKMKDWYLSISSSEKMNIKLGYSRDLVELAWYGNANKIGQTMDLAPELNMTYYRELSFGVGYKKESWQMGARFKYLTGIADLASSDESITLYTDEAHYAITVETDFLLNSAGVNNFLKDPLQAAFSFSNSGFAMDLGGTYQFNEKWSMAASIVNLGFIRWKDDVTNYSSRGSFTFQGIELESLFEEESFSFDELQDSLEANFGLKENQDPYTSHLVPRLYVSTAYSFRTTSQVSALFYGEIFDGFQPAMALHYQEQVNAYFSIGASYSIKNKTYANFGLSTVISYWKMQAFFVSDNFVSVFIPKRSKSVNFRAGINFRL
- a CDS encoding mechanosensitive ion channel family protein, which produces MIYFTMAFIDTVALKDQFVSVFSSYKDRIFELLPELSIALVVFLLFYFTGRLVFTLLQKRIAQKWKDSIVAGLIAAIIKWVIYLFGLFTALNILGFSKIAGGMLAGAGVSAFIIGFAFKDIAENFLSGLLLAFSRPFNIRDIIEVGGFKGRVTALNLRTTHIRTQDGRDIYIPNATIVKTELTNFTKDGLLRYDFPLGLDTECDTERARKLILQELKKYEQYGVLKNPKPAVNIEQVGVSTIDIRVFFWVDAFKSKNFEEALEGEFIKSRIVRGVVNMLLSNGYTMPSYVLEHKLYDEQKPLKVDVEGKK
- the pyrR gene encoding bifunctional pyr operon transcriptional regulator/uracil phosphoribosyltransferase PyrR, with product MRPRVILDKDQFALTIERLCHQLIEVHGDFSNTALIGVQPRGVFLSDRIVERLQDIQPKNKGLYGKLDNTFYRDDFRRRDNLAVASQTTIDFSIEGKKVVLIDDVLFTGRTIRSAMDALLDFGRPDHIELLTLIDRRLSRDVPIQANYIGKKIDSIESERVKVEWKGEAEAKEDKVWILRTDKKD
- a CDS encoding aspartate carbamoyltransferase catalytic subunit translates to MGALSTDHLLGIKDLQKEDIELIFKTADNFKEVLSRPIKKVPSLRDTTIANLFFENSTRTRISFELAEKRLSADVVNFSAGSSSVKKGETLIDTVNNILAMKVDMVVMRHPAPGAHQFLSRHIDAKIINAGDGTHEHPTQALLDNFSIREKLKLKSFKGLKVCIFGDIKHSRVALSNIFCLQKLGAKVRVCGPPTLIPKFIHTLDVEVSYSVKESLQWCDVANILRIQMERQDIKYFPSLREYAMYYGINKKLLDSIKKDIVIMHPGPINRGVEIASDVADSKQSIILQQVENGVAIRMAVLYLMAGKVE